The DNA region GCGTACCGCCTATCCTGTTTCATAAGAAGTCCGTCGTGTAGCAATTTGTATGTTTTACCGGATTGCTTCTCGCTTCGTGTAAGTCCATAGCACTTAAGACCGGCGGCCTCTCCCCCGCCAGCCACCCATCCCCGATCCTGCGCGCCGTCTCCTGAAGAATGGGCGCGAATCTAGAGACCACGCTGTCGTTCAGCGTACGAGAGAACGTGGAATAGGCCAACGCACCCAGCAGATAATCGCCGGCAAAGATCGGCACGGCCAAGGCGCTACTTTCTGAATCCCGATTCCCGCGGCGCACGCCGTAGCCCTGCTTGCGGGTCTGACGAATCAAGTAGCGCAGGTCCGACGGCGGGAGCTGGCCATCGTCCTGGTGTTGTGCTCGGCGCAAGTCAAACAAGATGCGCCGTTCGTCCCGGTCGCAAAACGAGAAGTAGGCGCGGCCCAAGGCCGAATCGAACAGCCCGTACCGTCTTCCATAGCTGCTGGGGCGGATGGCATAAGGGCTGTAGGGCATGGTGCAAAAATCAACGCGAAGATCGGAGCCATTGACCGTAGCCACCGACAGCGGCCATTTGATGCGCTTGGTCGTGGAGATTAGTATGGGCGCCGCAACATCGACGAGCCGGCTCTGTTGCACAACGCCTTTGCTCAGCTCGGTGACGGCGCTCGTGAGTTCATAGTGGCCGTACATGCCTTCGTGTGACCGCACGTAGTGCTCTTGCTGTAAAGCTGCCAGCGTGCGGTGAAGGGTGGATTTCGCCAGCCCGGTGCGCTGCGCGAGCTCCTGCAACGACCAAACAGGCCGTTCGTTCATTGCCCTAAGCACCATGAACGCGCGGCGCACCGACTGAATCACGGCCATATTCTCATCATCCTGGGTTCTGCCGCCACGAAGGCTAAAGAAGAGCCGATTGTACCGATATTCCGCGCTGCGGAATCTGTCGCCTACAGCGTTGCGGGCGGAATATCGCCTCTCTACACTGAATTACCGTTCGATATCTATGAACACAGCACCAGATGGTTGGGACGCCTACAAGGTAGGCAGGCCGGTCATTAATGGAGAATCCAAATGAAGAAGCTACCAAGAATTTATAAACCGCTGATCGCAGCATGCACGGCCATGGCAACCATGCTGGCCGCACCAGCGGTGTCTGCACAAACTGACTATCCGAACAAGCCCGTCTCGCTGGTGGTGCCATTCGCGCCGGGCGGGTCCACTGACATCTTCGGTCGCTTGATCGCGCAGCATTACTTCAAAGACAAGGGCGCAAATGCCATCGTCGAGAATGTCCCGGGCGCGGGTGGCAACATCGGCGCTGCGCGGGTAGCCCGGGCGGCGCCCGACGGCCATACGCTCGAGATTGGGGCGATGTCTACCCACGCCATGAACGGCAGCCTGTATACGTCGCTTAACTTTGGACCCATGGAAGATTTTGTACCCATCGCCATGCTGGCCCAAGCGATCAATGTCATTGCGGTCAAGCCTTCGTTCCCGGCACAGACTTTCCAGGAACTCATTGAGTACGTGCGCGCCCACCCGGGCGAAGTCAATTATTCATCCGGCGGTATCGGCACACATAATCACCTGACCCTGGCGCTGCTTGAAGAGAGAGCCGGCCTGGAAATGGTGCATATTCCCTATAAAGGCGGCGGCCCTGCCGTGACCGCCTTGCTTCAAGGCGAAGTCGACATGTTTGCGGGCGGCGCATCGCTGTTGTTGCGCCACGCCGAACCGGGCAATGTACGACTGATCGCCGTAACGGAGTCGACACCAAGCGAACTGGTACCTGGTGTACCCAGCGCCTCGGACATCGTGCCGGATTTCGTTGTGACGAACTGGTATGGCGTGTTCGGCCCCAAAGGCATGGACCCTGAACTGGTGAAGGCGATCAACGCGGAAATCAACCGTATTGTGGCCCTACCCGATGTCGCTGAACGCCTGAGCGGAATGGGCATGGTGCCTAATCCGGTGAGCCCGGAAAAGCTGGCGGAAATCCTGGATCAAGATCATCAGCTCTGGTCCAAAACAATTGAATCCCTCGACATCTCGAATCACTGAATGAAGGCGAGGCGGCACCGCCTCGCACCCCAATCGGCCCCTACCGGAGTACCAAAATGGACATCAAACAAATAGACTGGGAAGCTATCGAATGGAGGACAGCGCGCCGCGGTATCGAGCGCAAAGCATTCAGCGGTAACGGTGCCACCATGGCGCTTCACCGCCTGTGGCCCGGCCATGAAGTGCTTCCCCACTCGCATCCGCACGAGCAGATCGCCTACATCATGCAGGGCACGGTTGACTTTCGCGTCGGCGACGAAGTCTTGCGCTTGGGCCCGGGCGGCATCGTTGTGGTTCCACCCAACGTTGTTCACTGCGCCACGGTGGTGGGCGACGAACCGGTATTGAACCTGGACGTCTTCACGCCGGCACGCCCGGAATACGACGCGTGACTGAAGACCGCGAAGTTTCAGTGCGAAGCGCCGCCCCCGACATCAATCTGCGTAGTGCACTGATCAGCGGCGAGCGCGCCCTTGGCACCTTCGTCAAAACCACGCACTACCAAACCGTCGAGCTTCTGGCCGGGACGGGTCTGGATTTCCTTGTCCTGGACGCGGAGCACGCTCCCTTCGGGCGCGAAGCCCTCGATGCGTGTTGCCTGGCCTCGAGGGCGCATGCGATGCCTGCCATGGTGCGCACGGCTTCTCACCGGCCGGAACACATTCTCCAGGCGTTGGATTGCGGCGCTCACGGCGTGCTGGTTCCTCACGTTGACGACGCAGCCACTGCGGCGCAAGTTGTTGACGCCGCAAGATACCGGGAGGCCGGCGGCCAACGCGGGTTCTCGAACTCACCCCGTGCTGGTGGATATGGCAGCGCAACCCTGGCCCAACACATTGTCAGCAGCGACCGGCAAACCGCTGTCATGGTGCAGATCGAAACCGCTACCGCGGTAGCAAACGTTGCAGATATAGCGGCCGTACCCGGAGTCGACGCACTTTTCATCGGCCGAGCCGACCTGGCAGTGTCTTATGGCGTGGACAGAATAGATGACCCCACCGTGGAAGCGGCGGTGGATAGGGTGGCGGCGGTAGGCCAAGAGCACGGTCTGCCGCTGGGCATCTTCCTGCCAGATGCGTCCAAAGTGGCGGCATTCCAGCAACGGGGTTTCAGCATCTTCATTATCGGCTCGGATCAGAGTCTGCTTAAGCAGGCCGCAGCGCAGGCGATCGTAGCCGCTAACAAGCAAACCAGTTAACAGCAAAATGCCCAGCCGAGACGCTGGGCATTTTTTTGCCTGCCACTTTTCTATCAGTCCGGTTTGCTAAGGAATGTCAGTGCAGAAAATACATCGCGACAGCCAAGCCCATCGCCATCGTTACCGAGACAGCGAGCAATACATTCACTCTCCTGTCCAACGACGAACTCAAGCCCGCCGTGGCCTGTTCGGCCTTCGCCTCGGCCAAGGCCAGTGCCCTGGACAGCCCTTGCAGAAGAAGCTGCTGCTCCGAGATCTGTTGGCGCAACGCGAAGGTCTCTTCTTTCCGCTCTTCCACTACCTTGCCCAGCCCATGGGCTTTACTCGCAGAGACCTGTAGTTGTTCTGCATGGTCGTTCAACTTCAAGTCTACGCGGCCGGCCCTCTCGACAAGGGCAGCTAGTGCCGAGCCATGCTCTGTGAGCGCCAGGCTCACCTGGGCCTGGTTTTCCGACATATGTTGTCGCAATGACTGTATGTCCTCTTCTTGGCGCTTTGCGTCTTGCTCCATACCACCAATTCTGCCGACGAGAATGGCGTGCAAGTCGTCGGTATGCTGCAGCAAATACGCGATTTTCTTGTCGTGTGACGCCAGTCCGGAAGCCAGCTTGTCTTGTTGTTCTTTCAGTGCGTCCTGCTTCCTCAGCAGGCTCTCCTGCTCTTTCAACTGCCTGACGACACCCAGGAGTTCCTGGCGTGCCAGCTCGGAAAGCTCTTCTTCAGATGCGCCCTTCAGGCGCGCTTCCAGTTCGCGCACCACTATCTGGCGCGCCGCGATGTTTTGCAGACCCAAACCAAACAGCTTGCTCGAAATTTCTGCCAGACGTTCTTGAAACTCGAATGCCGTCTTTTGCGCCTTGGCGCTGGTTTGCACAGCCTTGGCCAATTCAATGCCCGCAGCTTGCAAGCCCTCAATGGCGGTTCTTTTCTTGTCTGTAAAGAACCCCCGATCTGCAGACAGCGCCTGTGCCTTCTTGGCGGAGCTTTCGGCGTCGCCGGCTGCGCTAAGGGCGGACTGGACGTTGTCGTCCAGCTCTTTGAGCTTGTCCATCTGAGTACGGATCAGCTCTGGCAAGCGCGCTGTGCTGGCAAAAGCCTGTGTATCCAGCGAGCTCGCTGCTTCCTGCATATCAGGCATGGGGGTAGTCATTAGGCGAGGATGTCTCGAATATCGAGAACAAGTCCCGGGTTATGGTGGTCGAGATTGGGTTTCATTTCACCAATCCGGCGTAATGAGGCGCGGTCCGCGTTCCAGGCGCTTACGGAAACCTCTATGGCTTGTTGCATCATCTGTTCGGCCCCGTGCAGCGCGGACTCCGTGTGCGCGGCGGCCTGCCACATGTCGCCTTGCATATAAGAGACTTTTGCACTTTGACTATGCAGTTGTTGGCTTAATAGTGCGATACGGTCATCGCGCAAGCTGCCACGCTGCGCCCCCATGGAAACATCCGAGTAAACGGCAAAGGCAAAGCGGCCTATGCCGACAAAGTTCACCCGCAGCGCCAGTTGCACACCAAAGGTTGCCATGTTGCCGCCGGACTTCATGCCTGCCCGGATGGCAGCATCGGCCAGATCCACGGCCGTGAAGGTGCCGGTAGCGATGGTCAGCATGCGGGCAATCGTGCGGTTGTTCCACGGCAGCGTCCGCTTCCATTCTATGTTTTGGAACGAACCTTTGGCCTTTACCTCGGCGACCAGGCGCCGAATGAAGTAAAAGGCGCGGACCAGCACCTCGTTAAGCAGTACCGGCATGGCTTGCCGTCCCAACTCGTGCATGACAGCCATTTCGCTGCGCAGGTCGAAGCGCTCTTTGACAAAAACTTCTTTCAGTTTCTGCGGCAAGCCCGTCTTGTTCAGGCCTGGGATGGCCGACAACTCTTTCAACAAGGACACGATCGGTCCAGGGATGCCCATGCCGACGCCCGCCGTCTTATTGCTGCCGGACATGTCGCTGACCAAATGGAAGAACCAATTAACGGTGCCACAGAAAATCTTGGAAGGAATGTCGGTACCGATCAGTTCCAAGCCTTTCTCGTCAATGCTGATGGGCAGGAAACTGCCATCGCCATTCTGGAAGTAGCCTTTCTTGGTGAACTGCGTCAGGATCGAGAAGAACAGACCCAAAGGCGTAGGATGATGCGCGAGGTCATCCAGATGATGACTTTTGGCAGACACGCCTATGTCTTTTCCCTTCCAGATGTTGTCTGTGGGACTAGGGAATTTCCCTTCCAGGTGTTTGATGGCGCCGTCCAGACGGTCACCCGTATACCCCTGTGCTTTGGCGGTCTTCATGACAAAGTCGTTGACAGTGCGGTTGCTCCAGGCCTTGCCGCGCTGAAAATCGAACTCGCCCACCCAGAAGATATCGACAAGCCCGGCCAGCAAGCCGCTGCCTACGGCTACGAGGTTGTCTACCTTGTCGGCATGATTTGTGAGGCGATCAATCTCCTGGTCTAGCAGCGCGGCCTGATCGTCCCCCGCCAGGATCTCGCGCTCTACGCGCTCTAAACCCGTCTGAATTTCTGCGGAAATATCGTTGGCGCTGCGCTGTGCCGCGTGGCTTATCGAAAAGCTATATTGCACCTCGATGTCACGGTGGTCGACCTTGATGGCCGGCAGGTCGATAACGGATGCGTGCAAGACAAAGCCCCCCTTCTTTTGGCAGCCTATAGCCTCCATTTCTATGATGGGTAAGGCATTATTGGAGGGGATTGTTACATGGAACGCAGGTGCCGCCAAACCGCTGCCAGAGGGCTAAAGCTTTGTCAGATCCGGCCGTAGATTAGGGTGTTTTGCCCGCATTCTATGGAACGATGTGGCGCGAGCTCAGAAGCATGAGCGGATCTTTTTACGATAACAGCTGTCTGACTACCATGGCGTGATCACGCCTGAGCGCGGCTAGGCTGCCACCCCCAGACTTTATCTTTCAGGGAACGCCATTGTTTAGAGACTTGATTGACGACCTTGACGACTATTCCGCACAACCCGAGAAATTGCTGGATGTGCCGTTCGTGCCCACGGATGACGCCGTCGTCCAGGCCATGTTGAACCTTGCCGCGATCGGCCGACAGGACGTGCTTTACGATCTTGGGTCAGGCGATGGTCGCATTCTGATCAAGGCAGCCAAAGACCGCGGTGCCCGCGGCATTGGTGTCGAAATTGACCCCTTGCGTATCGCAGACGCCATGGACGAAGCGGGATACGCCGGTGTTGAATACCTGGTTGATTTCGTCGAAGAAGACATCTTCACTGCCGACTTCAGCGAAGCAACGGTAGTAACGCTATACCTGCTGGAGTCAATAAATATACAGTTGCGGCCACGTCTGCTAAGCCAGCTACGCCCCGGCACCCGCATCGTTTCACATAGCTTCGATATGGGCGACTGGGTAGCAGACGAACGCCTGGAGCTGGGCGGCATCAATATCTACAAATGGATAGTGCCGGCCAAGGTCGAAGGCGTTTGGAAATGGGACGGTGTGGACGACAAGCCCTACCGTGTCGAGCTGCAGCAAAAATACCAGGAGGTATGGGGTAGCGCCTGGGTGGCTGACCAGGCCGTCAAGCTGGAAAGCGCCACGCTGTGCGGGGGCGCTCTGGCGCTGACGATACGAGAAACCAAGGATGGCCCGCCCACCCGCTTTACATTGAACTTCGAGAACGAAGAACTTCAGTCAGTATTAGATTATACTGGCGCCCATCAAGGGGAGTAGCTTACCTCCGAAGCATCGTCATTACGGCTGTCTTGCAGTAAATGCAAGCTCCCGGTGCTCGGGCAACATCCGTGTTGCAAGCAAGACCTTGCCATCAAGGGCAAGGTCTGTACTCCAGCGATAGCTGTGGCCTGTGTCCTGACGGATCAGGCCATTTTTGCATTCAGGCACGCTATTGCGATCGGCCAGATCCGTTTCCCTCGCACATCAAACTCTAAGGGCGACTTATGCTTGAATTTTTACAAACCCTAAGCTGGGCTGCGGTGTTCCAGATCATTTTGATCGACATACTGCTGGGTGGCGATAATGCCGTAGTTATTGCTCTGGCCTGCCGCAACCTGTCACCGAAACATCGCCTACAGGGAATCCTGTGGGGCACTGCGGGTGCCATTATCCTGCGCGTAGCCTTGATTGCCTTCGCACTGACGCTGCTCAGCGTACCCTTCCTGAAGATTGCCGGCGCACTATTGCTGGTGTGGGTTGGCATCAAACTGCTGGTTCCAGAAGAGGATGCACATGGCAACATCAGCGGCAGCGCATCCATTTTCTCGGCGGTCAAAACCATTATCGTGGCCGATTTCGTCATGAGCCTGGACAATGTTCTGGCCATTGCCGGCGCGGCTCAGGGCGCACACCCCGATCACCAACTGGGTTTGGTCATCTTCGGCCTGGTGATCAGCATACCCATCATTATCTGGGGCAGCACGCTGGTGCTGAAACTGATCGACCGCTTTCCCAGCGTGGTCACCTTCGGGGCAGCGCTGCTGGGCTGGATAGCGGGCGGAATGCTGATCACCGACATCCTCATCGTGGAGCGGTTCGGCGAGCCTTCCGGCACGCTTAAATTGGCAGCCGAAATTATCGGGGCTGTGCTGATTGTCGTGGTGGGTCGCTGGCTGGGCAAGCGCAAGCAGGCCGCCACGGGAAGCGTTTAACTGAGGAGTGGCCTCTGCGTCTTGTCAGCCGCCGCAGAGGCCGGCGCTACGTTTACTTGCCTGCGCCAAGTTGCTCAAGCAGGCGTTGCGCCGTCGCGGTTGAGGAAGCCGGGTTCTGGCCGGTAACCAGCAAACCGTCACTGACCACATAAGGCGCCCAATCCGGCCCCTTCGAGTAGATGCCGCCCTTGGCCTTGAGTTCGTCTTCGACCAGGAATGGCACGATATCGGTCAGCTCGACGCCCGCTTCCTCCGAGTTGCTGAACCCCGTAACTTGCTTGCCCTCGACCAGCGGACGACCCGCTGGTGTCTTGACGTGACGCAACACGCCGGGTGCGTGGCACACCAGCCCGACCGGCTTGCCCGCGTCCAGGAAGGACGCTATCAGCGCGGCGGAATGCTCGTCCTCCGCCAAGTCCCATAGTGGGCCGTGGCCGCCCGGATAAAACACCGTGTCGAAATCCGCTTGCGACACGGTGCTAAGGCGCACCGTGTCGGCCAGCTGCGCCATGGCGTGCTGGTCGGCCTCAAAGCGACGCGTTTCGTCGGTCTGGAAGTCCGGCTCATTACTCTTGGGATCCAGGGGCGGCCGCCCACCTTTGGGTGATGCCAGCACAATATCGGCGCCAGCGTCTTTAAAGGCGTAGTAAGGCGCGGCCAGCTCTTCAAGCCAGAAGCCGGTCTGGCGGCCTGTGTCGCCCAGTTGGTCATGCGAAGTGAGAATCATCAGAACTTTCATGCTGCTTACTCCTGTTTGAATGAATGGCCGCTACCGGCTCGCCAGGTCAGAGCACCTTCTTCACGAATTCTGTCTTCAGGCTCATGGGTCCAAAGCCGTCGATCTTGCAATCAATATCATGGTCGCCATCGACCAAGCGGATATTCTTGACTTTAGTGCCCATCTTGATCACGCCGCTTGAGCCCTTCAGCTTGAGGTCCTTGATTACCGTAACGGTATCGCCGTCCTCCAGCACGTTTCCGGCGGAGTCCCGATAAATTTTAGTATCAGACGTGCCGGCTGATTCTTCATGCTTGGGCCACTCGTGTGCGCACTCCGGACAAACCAACAGGACGCCGTCATCGTAGGTGTATTCAGACTGACATTTGGGACAGGGCGGTAATGGGTTCATGAGCTCTCCTTGAAACGATGCAACTGGCCCGTTAATGGCCGCGCAGATGCTGTCTCCTGACTGTACTACACACGCCATCGTGCACGATCATGATATATCGTATACAATAATACACAGCGAATACAAAAAGAGAGGCTCGTATGCTTACGACAAAATCCACGGAGCACAAGGACGACATCTACGAATCGGTGCGCGCTCACGTACTTGCCTTGGTCAAGAACATCGAAGCGCCGGTACGTATTCGCGAAGAAGAACTGGCCAAGAAGCTTAATGTGAGTCGTACGCCAGTTCGCCAGGCGCTGTTGCGGCTGGGACAGGAAGGCATCCTTAACATGGAGCCTCGGCGGGGTGCGCTACTGTCACCCCTGACGCTGGAAGACTATGTCGAATGGCTGAAACTACGAATAGAGCTCGAAGCTTTTGCAGCGCGCGAAGCCGCGCTTAACGCTTCGCAGCGGGATGTCGATGCCTTGCGCGCCCTGTTCGCGCCATTCAATGAAGACAACGTGGACGCGCATGTTGAAGCCTATGCCAAGGCCAACGTCGATTTTCATGCAGCCATTGTCCGCCTGGCAGAGAACCATCTGCTGGAAAAAATCTGGAAGTCCTTTGGTCATCGCGGCATGCTCAAGAGCAAGACCATAGAGCGTCTACACCGCGCCCGCCACTCGCTGGCGGAACACCTGGCGCTGATCGATGCCATCGAAAAACGCGACGGTGCACTCGCCGATCGCCTGGCCCGCGAGCATGTCCAGGGTTTGCTGACGCAAACACTGGGCGGCCCGCCCCACACTAGAACAGGAGCTTAATTTCTATGAAGTTACTTACATTCGCCCATGACGATGCAACGCGTTTGGGCGGCATGCTTGCCGATGGCCGCGTGGTCGACCTTACGCAAGCCTGGACTACTTATGACCACCTGCTGAACGGCGTTCAAGCGCCCAACGAAGTGTTTGATGCCATCTGTCTTGGCGAGCCGGCCCTCCAGGCCCTGACCAGCCTGATGGAACAGTCCGAAAAAGCCGGCAAACCCGTACTGAGCGCGGAAGGCCTCTCCGTCCTGGCGCCCATTCCCAACCCATCGAAGAACATCTTCTGCGTGGGTAGAAACTATCGCGCACATATTGTCGAAGGCAACCTGGCGCGCGGCCGCCCCGCCGACGAATTTCCCAAGGCACTGGAGTTCTTTACCAAGGCGCCCACCACTGTGGTCGGACACCAGGCGCAAGTAAGCCGGCACGCCAAGCACACCAACATGCTGGACTATGAAGTAGAGCTTGGCATCGTAATTGGTAAGGCGGGTCGGGATATCAGCCCCGAAAACGCGCTGGATCACGTCTTTGGCTACACCATCGTGAACGACATCACAGCCCGCGATCTGCAAGCGCTGCATGGCCAGTGGTTCAAAGGCAAGTCCCTGGATGGCACTTGTCCTATCGGCCCGGTTGTCACGTTGAAAGCAGCCATCGCGAACCCGAACGAACTGGGGCTGGAGCTGGACGTCAACGGCGAATCGCGCCAGTCGGCCAATACATCGGACATGCTGTTTGACGTACCCAGCATCATTGCTCAATTGTCTGCCGGCATGACCTTGGAGCCAGGCGACATCATCGCCACCGGCACACCGTCCGGCGTGGGCTTTGCCTTGACGCCGCCGCGCTCGCTTGAGCCGGGCGACGTCATTAGAGCCCGTATTGAATCCATCGGTGAACTTGTCACCACCATACTGTAAAAGGATAGATTGCTATGCGTTTGAACATGATTCGTCTTGGTCTGGTTGCATTAAGCGCTTTGGCGGTAGTTCCGTCAGTTACGCTTGCGCAGGCTTACCCAAGCAAACCCATTACCATTGTTGTGCCCTTCCCCGCAGGCGGCACCCTCGATAACCTGACCCGCAGCCTGGGCCAGAAACTGGGCGAAAGCTTCAAGCAGCCAGTTATCATCGACAACAAGCCCGGGGCCGGCACCCTGATCGGCACCGAAATCGTGGCCCGCGCCGCACCCGACGGCTATACCCTGGGCATGGTGGCCAACAGTTTCGCCATTAACCCCAGCCTGCACGAGTCGTTGCGCTATGACACCGTGAAGGATTTCGCGCCCATCAGCTGGGTAGCCTATACTCCGCACATGCTGGTTGCTCATCCTGATGTGCCGGTCAAGAGCTTGAAGGACATCATAGCGGCGGCCAAGGCCAAACCGGGCGAGCTGTCGTTTGCTTCGTTCGGCGCGGGCACCTCACCGCATATCGCGATCGAAATGCTTAAAACCCAGGCCGATATCGATGTACTGCATATCCCATACCGTGGACAGGCCCCCGCGCTTAACGACTTGCTGGGCGGTCACGTCGACATGATGTTCGCCAATACTCCCGATGTCCTTCCGCACATTCAGTCGGGCAAGTTGCGCGCTATCGCCCTGGCGGACGACACACGCACTGCGTCAGCACCCGATGTGGAAACCTTCGCGGAAGCCGGCGTCAAGGGCTTCAACTCCAACTCTTGGTACGGCGTTATTGCGCCGGCAGGCACGCCTCAGCCGATTATTGATCAGTTAAGTGCCGAGTTCGTACGCATTCTAGGCCTGGCCGACATACGCGAGCGCTTGGCAGCCCAAGGCCTGGAGCCCGCCGGCACCACGCCCGCCGAGTTCGCCGAACATTTGAAGTCTGAAATGGACAAGGCCGAAAAAATGGTGAAGACCTCGAACGCAAGCGCGCAATAAGCGCTGGCCGTCGTCCACCAATCATCCCATTGTTATCAAGGAGATATCCATGAGTAAAGAAATTATCACTTCGTCAAAAGTCACGCCCCCACGCGCGCCGCTCTCGCCGGCAGTGCGCTCCGGCGGCTTTGTGTTTGTTTCGGGCCAGCCCGCGTTTTTTGGTGATCGTGAGATCGCCAAGGACGACTTCGACGCACAAATGCATCAGGTGATGGCCAACATCAAGGCCTTGCTTGAAGAGGCCGGCTCCAGCCTGGACAAGATCGTCAAAGCCAACGTGATCCTGAAGCGTGCGGAAGATTTCGGCAAAATGAACGACATCTATCGCACCTACTTCAAGGAGGGAGAATACCCCGCCCGCACGACCATCGCTGCGGATATGGGCAACCCGGACTTCCTGCTTGAGATCGAGTGTATCGCTGCGGCGTAAGCACTTTTTCCCAAGAAACCCAGCCTACGCGCTGGGTTTTTTTGCGCCCAGCGGGCACAAGGGATGACGGACCGCACCCGCCCAGCCGCCATACCTGGCGGTGGCTTTTCCGTTGCTTATGACAAAAGTATGCAAAAGTAGTGTGCTTGTAAGCTAGAATCGTCGGTTATGTAGAGCCCCTCAGCCATCGATGAAAAAGATAATAGATACGCTGGATAACGACACGAACGCTGGCCTGGTCATCGTGGACAGGGGCATGGTCATTCGCTACATGAACGCCCGCATGGCGCAATGGACCGGTGTGACGGCAGGGCAGGCATTGGGGGCCAGCCTTGCACTGGCCTTTCCAGCTTGCGCGGCAGCGCTGCAGGCATGCTTGCTTGACGCGCTGCCTTCAGGCCCCCACGGCCGCGGGGCTGTCGACAACGGCCTCCCGGCCAAAGGCCTTATCCAGATTCCTACACCCAGCGGGGCCATCGAATGCATGGTCTGCTTTCCGTTTACCGACATCGATGACGAGCTTTCGTACGCCGCGCTTTTTTATGATGCCCGGGATGCCGAGGCCTTTCATCGTAGTTTCGGGTCAGCCATCAACCGGCTGCTCCGCCTGCAGGTGGAGCAGCAGCTTTTGCTTCTGAAGCTGGAGCATAAAGACGATCATCTGCTTGAAGTGGAGAAGCTTGCCGGCATAGGCCAATTGGCTGCAGGCATCGCCCATGAGATCAACAACCCCATAGGCTATATATTCTCTAACCTGCGTACGCTGGCCAGCTATGTACGCGAGATGCTCAATTTGATTGATGCGGTCGACACCGTGAAAAGCCTGGACGAGTTCCGTCAGCTACGGAACTGTCCCGAGTACGAATACATACGCAGCGATGTCGAGTCCCTGATCCGCGAATCGGAAGAAGGCATAGATCGAGTCA from Pollutimonas thiosulfatoxidans includes:
- a CDS encoding HpcH/HpaI aldolase family protein gives rise to the protein MTEDREVSVRSAAPDINLRSALISGERALGTFVKTTHYQTVELLAGTGLDFLVLDAEHAPFGREALDACCLASRAHAMPAMVRTASHRPEHILQALDCGAHGVLVPHVDDAATAAQVVDAARYREAGGQRGFSNSPRAGGYGSATLAQHIVSSDRQTAVMVQIETATAVANVADIAAVPGVDALFIGRADLAVSYGVDRIDDPTVEAAVDRVAAVGQEHGLPLGIFLPDASKVAAFQQRGFSIFIIGSDQSLLKQAAAQAIVAANKQTS
- a CDS encoding cupin domain-containing protein, which produces MDIKQIDWEAIEWRTARRGIERKAFSGNGATMALHRLWPGHEVLPHSHPHEQIAYIMQGTVDFRVGDEVLRLGPGGIVVVPPNVVHCATVVGDEPVLNLDVFTPARPEYDA
- a CDS encoding Bug family tripartite tricarboxylate transporter substrate binding protein; protein product: MKKLPRIYKPLIAACTAMATMLAAPAVSAQTDYPNKPVSLVVPFAPGGSTDIFGRLIAQHYFKDKGANAIVENVPGAGGNIGAARVARAAPDGHTLEIGAMSTHAMNGSLYTSLNFGPMEDFVPIAMLAQAINVIAVKPSFPAQTFQELIEYVRAHPGEVNYSSGGIGTHNHLTLALLEERAGLEMVHIPYKGGGPAVTALLQGEVDMFAGGASLLLRHAEPGNVRLIAVTESTPSELVPGVPSASDIVPDFVVTNWYGVFGPKGMDPELVKAINAEINRIVALPDVAERLSGMGMVPNPVSPEKLAEILDQDHQLWSKTIESLDISNH
- a CDS encoding coiled-coil domain-containing protein yields the protein MPDMQEAASSLDTQAFASTARLPELIRTQMDKLKELDDNVQSALSAAGDAESSAKKAQALSADRGFFTDKKRTAIEGLQAAGIELAKAVQTSAKAQKTAFEFQERLAEISSKLFGLGLQNIAARQIVVRELEARLKGASEEELSELARQELLGVVRQLKEQESLLRKQDALKEQQDKLASGLASHDKKIAYLLQHTDDLHAILVGRIGGMEQDAKRQEEDIQSLRQHMSENQAQVSLALTEHGSALAALVERAGRVDLKLNDHAEQLQVSASKAHGLGKVVEERKEETFALRQQISEQQLLLQGLSRALALAEAKAEQATAGLSSSLDRRVNVLLAVSVTMAMGLAVAMYFLH
- a CDS encoding type 1 glutamine amidotransferase domain-containing protein translates to MKVLMILTSHDQLGDTGRQTGFWLEELAAPYYAFKDAGADIVLASPKGGRPPLDPKSNEPDFQTDETRRFEADQHAMAQLADTVRLSTVSQADFDTVFYPGGHGPLWDLAEDEHSAALIASFLDAGKPVGLVCHAPGVLRHVKTPAGRPLVEGKQVTGFSNSEEAGVELTDIVPFLVEDELKAKGGIYSKGPDWAPYVVSDGLLVTGQNPASSTATAQRLLEQLGAGK
- a CDS encoding helix-turn-helix domain-containing protein, giving the protein MAVIQSVRRAFMVLRAMNERPVWSLQELAQRTGLAKSTLHRTLAALQQEHYVRSHEGMYGHYELTSAVTELSKGVVQQSRLVDVAAPILISTTKRIKWPLSVATVNGSDLRVDFCTMPYSPYAIRPSSYGRRYGLFDSALGRAYFSFCDRDERRILFDLRRAQHQDDGQLPPSDLRYLIRQTRKQGYGVRRGNRDSESSALAVPIFAGDYLLGALAYSTFSRTLNDSVVSRFAPILQETARRIGDGWLAGERPPVLSAMDLHEARSNPVKHTNCYTTDFL
- a CDS encoding TerC family protein; translated protein: MLEFLQTLSWAAVFQIILIDILLGGDNAVVIALACRNLSPKHRLQGILWGTAGAIILRVALIAFALTLLSVPFLKIAGALLLVWVGIKLLVPEEDAHGNISGSASIFSAVKTIIVADFVMSLDNVLAIAGAAQGAHPDHQLGLVIFGLVISIPIIIWGSTLVLKLIDRFPSVVTFGAALLGWIAGGMLITDILIVERFGEPSGTLKLAAEIIGAVLIVVVGRWLGKRKQAATGSV
- a CDS encoding class I SAM-dependent methyltransferase, with translation MIDDLDDYSAQPEKLLDVPFVPTDDAVVQAMLNLAAIGRQDVLYDLGSGDGRILIKAAKDRGARGIGVEIDPLRIADAMDEAGYAGVEYLVDFVEEDIFTADFSEATVVTLYLLESINIQLRPRLLSQLRPGTRIVSHSFDMGDWVADERLELGGINIYKWIVPAKVEGVWKWDGVDDKPYRVELQQKYQEVWGSAWVADQAVKLESATLCGGALALTIRETKDGPPTRFTLNFENEELQSVLDYTGAHQGE
- a CDS encoding zinc ribbon domain-containing protein YjdM: MNPLPPCPKCQSEYTYDDGVLLVCPECAHEWPKHEESAGTSDTKIYRDSAGNVLEDGDTVTVIKDLKLKGSSGVIKMGTKVKNIRLVDGDHDIDCKIDGFGPMSLKTEFVKKVL